In a genomic window of Lepisosteus oculatus isolate fLepOcu1 chromosome 3, fLepOcu1.hap2, whole genome shotgun sequence:
- the il15l gene encoding interleukin 15, like isoform X1: MRWRMATPGSTLLRTLCCLVAMTPWAGGQRALCSREAVADLQSLQSNISGNRDNCTLYTANVSDYKQECPNSTLSCFIEELGVLILEFGHTRTNVSSKLLRRLHRLNTKKDQKADCPQCEAHEEQPPWEFLTALLSVLQSINDSC, translated from the exons ATGCGGTGGAGGATGGCCACCCCTGGCAGCACCCTGCTGCGCACCCTGTGTTGCCTGGTTGCCATGACGCCGTGGGCAGGAGGGCAGAGGGCCCTGTGCAGCAGGGAGGCGGTCGCGGACCTGCAGAGCCTCCAGAGCAATATCAGCGGG aATCGAGACAATTGCACTCTCTACACTGCCAATGTGAGCGATTATAag CAGGAATGTCCCAACTCCACACTATCTTGCTTTATTGAGGAGCTCGGGGTCCTGATTCTCGAGTTTGGACACACGAGAACGAACGTCTCTTCGAAGCTCCTGAGGCGGTTGCATCGGCTGAATACGAAG AAGGACCAAAAAGCGGACTGCCCACAGTGCGAGGCCCATGAGGAGCAGCCACCCTGGGAGTTCCTCACCGCCCTGCTGTCAGTCCTGCAGTCCATTAACGACAGCTGTTAG
- the il15l gene encoding interleukin 15, like isoform X2 yields MRWRMATPGSTLLRTLCCLVAMTPWAGGQRALCSREAVADLQSLQSNISGNRDNCTLYTANVSDYKECPNSTLSCFIEELGVLILEFGHTRTNVSSKLLRRLHRLNTKKDQKADCPQCEAHEEQPPWEFLTALLSVLQSINDSC; encoded by the exons ATGCGGTGGAGGATGGCCACCCCTGGCAGCACCCTGCTGCGCACCCTGTGTTGCCTGGTTGCCATGACGCCGTGGGCAGGAGGGCAGAGGGCCCTGTGCAGCAGGGAGGCGGTCGCGGACCTGCAGAGCCTCCAGAGCAATATCAGCGGG aATCGAGACAATTGCACTCTCTACACTGCCAATGTGAGCGATTATAag GAATGTCCCAACTCCACACTATCTTGCTTTATTGAGGAGCTCGGGGTCCTGATTCTCGAGTTTGGACACACGAGAACGAACGTCTCTTCGAAGCTCCTGAGGCGGTTGCATCGGCTGAATACGAAG AAGGACCAAAAAGCGGACTGCCCACAGTGCGAGGCCCATGAGGAGCAGCCACCCTGGGAGTTCCTCACCGCCCTGCTGTCAGTCCTGCAGTCCATTAACGACAGCTGTTAG